From the Cryptomeria japonica chromosome 2, Sugi_1.0, whole genome shotgun sequence genome, one window contains:
- the LOC131057847 gene encoding agmatine hydroxycinnamoyltransferase 1-like, giving the protein MKVFRGEGVFIKPSEGKDHRELVELSNLDLVAYPMYNKVVYVFEAPTPSSEVLKEGLAKVFAEFREWAGRYTKETPNGCLGINLNDEGVLVIEGEADGTIADAMPFHPSSFLLELVPPTSTMVDELLLMQFTRFACGGLVIGLASHHHVADGQATTLFMNSWGKVVRGERILPPVHDRSLKARDPPQPCIDHYEYSNITHGHCSIDSNLTIKKVSFWCIIFTGAKLKLITKARGLDGVIKTKASILVDCRKRVNPSLPKEYFGNVVYDSSAHPLHQK; this is encoded by the exons aTGAAAGTGTTTAGAGGCGAAGGTGTTTTCATCAAACCCTCTGAGGGTAAAGATCATCGTGAGCTTGTTGAACTGAGTAATTTGGATTTAGTTGCATACCCAATGTATAACAAGGTGGTCTATGTTTTTGAAGCTCCCACCCCGAGCTCAGAAGTGTTGAAGGAAGGACTGGCCAAAGTTTTTGCAGAGTTCAGAGAATGGGCAGGGAGATACACGAAAGAAACACCAAATGGGTGCCTTGGAATCAATCTGAATGACGAGGGTGTGCTTGTGATAGAAGGTGAAGCAGATGGGACAATAGCAGATGCAATGCCCTTCCATCCCTCTTCATTCCTCCTAGAGTTGGTGCCACCCACATCCACCATGGTCGATGAACTCTTACTCATGCAG TTTACTCGATTTGCTTGTGGAGGGTTGGTGATAGGCTTAGCTAGTCATCATCATGTTGCAGATGGACAAGCAACTACTCTTTTCATGAACTCATGGGGAAAAGTTGTTAGAGGAGAGAGAATTCTACCTCCAGTACATGATCGGTCTCTGAAAGCAAGAGATCCTCCTCAACCATGTATTGATCATTATGAATATAGTAATATAACTCATGGGCATTGTTCGATAGATTCCAATTTAACTATAAAAAAAGTTTCATTTTGGTGCATTATTTTTACAGGAGCTAAGTTAAAG CTTATTACAAAAGCTCGAGGCCTTGATGGGGTTATAAAAACAAAAGCTAGCATTTTAGTTGATTGTAGAAAAAGGGTCAATCCTTCCTTGCCTAAGGAATACTTTGGTAATGTTGTTTATGATTCAAGTGCTCATCCATTGCATCAGAAATAA